One genomic region from Rattus norvegicus strain BN/NHsdMcwi chromosome 10, GRCr8, whole genome shotgun sequence encodes:
- the Rnf187 gene encoding E3 ubiquitin-protein ligase RNF187 (non-AUG (CUG) translation initiation codon), protein MALPAGPAEAICALCQRAPREPVRADCGHRFCRACVVRFWAEEDGPFPCPECADDCWQRAVEPSRPPLSRRLLALEEAAAAPARDGPASEAALQLLCRADGDPLCSACRMAAGPEPPEWEPRWRKALRGKENKGSVEIMRKDLNDARDLHGQAESAAAVWKGHVMDRRKKALTDYKKLRAFFVEEEEHFLQEAEKDEGASDDDELADPADRFRSLLQAVSELEKKHRNLGLSMLLQ, encoded by the exons CTGGCGCTCCCCGCGGGCCCCGCTGAGGCCATCTGCGCCTTGTGTCAGCGCGCGCCCCGCGAACCGGTGCGCGCTGACTGCGGCCATCGTTTCTGCCGGGCGTGCGTGGTGCGCTTCTGGGCCGAGGAGGACGGGCCCTTCCCATGCCCCGAGTGTGCCGATGACTGCTGGCAGCGCGCGGTAGAGCCCAGCCGCCCACCACTGAGCCGCCGCCTCTTGGCGCTCGAGGAGGCGGCCGCGGCGCCGGCGCGCGATGGCCCTGCTAGCGAGGCCGCGTTGCAGCTGCTATGCCGTGCCGACGGAGATCCGCTGTGCTCTGCTTGCCGCATGGCCGCCGGTCCGGAGCCGCCTGAGTGGGAACCGCGTTGGAGGAAGGCGCTGCGTGGCAAG GAGAACAAGGGCTCTGTGGAAATCATGAGGAAGGACTTAAATGATGCCCGGGACCTGCATGGTCAGGCAGAATCCGCTGCTGCTGTGTGGAAG GGGCATGTTATGGACCGAAGAAAGAAGGCCCTGACTGACTATAAGAAGCTTCGGGCCTTCTtcgtggaggaggaggaacactttCTGCAAGAGGCTGAGAAGGATGAGGGTGCTTCTGATGACGATGAGCTGGCTGACCCGGCAGATCGCTTCCGGTCGCTGCTGCAGGCGGTGTCAGAGCTGGAGAAGAAGCACCGTAACCTGGGCCTTAGCATGCTTCTGCAG TGA
- the Hist3h2ba gene encoding histone cluster 3, H2ba: protein MPEPSRSTPAPKKGSKKAITKAQKKDGKKRKRGRKESYSIYVYKVLKQVHPDTGISSKAMGIMNSFVNDIFERIASEASRLAHYNKRSTITSREVQTAVRLLLPGELAKHAVSEGTKAVTKYTSSK from the coding sequence ATGCCGGAACCTTCCCGCTCCACTCCCGCGCCGAAGAAGGGTTCCAAGAAAGCCATCACCAAGGCACAGAAAAAGGATGGCAAGAAACGCAAACGGGGCCGCAAGGAGAGCTACTCCATCTACGTGTACAAGGTGCTGAAGCAGGTGCACCCGGACACCGGCATCTCGTCCAAGGCCATGGGCATCATGAACTCGTTCGTCAACGACATCTTCGAGCGCATCGCCAGCGAGGCCTCCCGCCTGGCTCATTACAACAAGCGCTCGACCATCACGTCCCGCGAGGTGCAGACGGCCGTGCGCCTGCTGCTGCCTGGGGAGCTGGCCAAGCATGCCGTGTCGGAAGGCACCAAGGCAGTCACCAAGTACACCAGTTCCAAGTGA